The sequence GCATACTGAAATGGGACACTGGTCCCCATGTGTGTCCTTCCCATTTTCGCTGCTGAGCCTATGAATTTTAATCTTCTGATGGATGGCTGAAACCAGAATTTAAAAACCACCATCCATCTGCTTCAATCATCAATGACTGTGTTGCTTACCCCAGGGACACAGAATGGAGGAATGTCACTTCCAGTGACGAGGCGGAGAAGTTCCGCtgacatttttgttaaattagaCAAAGTCAAGCGGAGTGAGCACAGACTATAGCGTAGTGCAGGAGACTGGAACAGAGCGCATTGGTTATAATGGGATGCCTGGGGGCTCTCAATCAAGACCCCCATGTTTTCCTTGATTGGTTTTGACATTCTGCATGCAGTAGCCTATGTTAGGATGTGTACTTCTGGGATTCTTATACACCTTTCTTGAAAGGGGCCTACATTTTCTATACTTGTTttgtagcatttattttttttgtgtatttttgtaatcCTAGTCAAGGATTCTTGCATCAAAAACAGCCGATTAACTTGTAAACTTGAATAATTTTCACACACTCTTTGACCCTTAAGgcctatttattatatttgtgtcTGCAAAAATGCAAGATAATGCTCAGTTTGTTATAAGAGTGCATTGCAGATACATCGTCTGTTGCTTTTAAATGCTGGAGAGATTAAATGTCATCggtcatcagctggaaaaaatgtATGAAAGTGAATCCATCCATATTGTTCCTCTTCGTTGTGTACTACGCTATTCTTAATAAAGAATTAAAGTTAATTCTGGTGTGAACAGCCTTTATATTTTGTCTTAAGCAGATGATACATAAAGTGTCAAGCAGtcacatttattacttttttctgaCTTCGATAAGCAATGAGTGATGGGACATTGTCAGTCCAATAGAATTCCATTTTGTAGGTTTGTGTTACCCTGCCCAATGTGAATCGCACTGGTCTAAATACACACTCCACATAACTGTATATTAAACTTATTAATTGGGTATTCTTATGCCGTGTCGTTCAGCATTACTTCTTTCATTGTGGACAGTAAGGCTTCTATGTAAATGACCTGTGTTTTGATTGGCTAACATCGTCGCATATCTAATCAGTAACAAGGCTCTTCctaatgtttttttcaaatgGTTGATTTCTGCTTAGTTTCCATTGGATGAGTGGATAGGAGGTTTACAATGTGATTATCACAGTACGTCTAGTACATTGAGGACTTTTATAGCAAGTAaattgttgtttttcatgtcctcTGTACAGACATTTTTGTTCCAGATAGAATTTGTTGTTCTTTTATTGAACGTTTCTAAAAAGAAAGGAATTGTGACTCATGAAGAGTGAGGTTTAGTACTGTTGAAACATTCAAGGCGCTGACACACAGACAAAAGATGGTTCTTTGGGATTTTCAGTGTTCAAGGACTAGGATAAAACATGTCAGGAGCATACACCAACGCAACATGCTTCCACGCATTGTTTGAACAGATAAGATTGAACAGCTTTGTGTAACCTGAATAGATTTTCTTTGAACGAACAAAAaaagcatccaaaaaaaaaaacaacataattaggcaaaaaaataaatgtaaataattaaattaaagccACGTTTCTATCATTCCTTTTTGATTTAGGCTCAGACCTTGAtagattaaacatttattatttcataagGACCTTTTAGAATAACTTTGAAACCTAAACGTACCTCAGGCCATTTTAATAAAAGTTCTACTAAGGCCAGTATGTTTTGATAGGtaaaacctttttctttttcacagcTTGTCTTCAAAGAGAGTATCAAGTGCAAGCTGATAAAGTTTTTCTTCATTTGAGCTGTTATTGGCCCTTCTGGTAATCTTAGAAGTCTAAAACAGGATAAGATTATTTTAAGAATGTCAAAGGAAGGTGGTAGTATTTGTGCATCAAACATTTTGGGATGCTGATTTAAGCCTGGCCACTTCGTTTTCCGTTCACATACCTCCTCTTCAATGTCAAACCCTCTATATATCTTGCATTTCTCTTCTTTTCCATCTCTGCAGACGGTCTGGTTGTTGTAGGTGTGCACTCGGCTAAATTCCCCAATGAGAAGGTCCTACAGAACGTACGCAGTGCGGTGTTGAGATATGACATCACCCATCCTGTAGTGAACGACAGCGATGCCCGTCTGTGGCAAGAGCTGGAGGTGTCCTGCTGGCCCACGCTGGTACTGCTGGGACCCAGAGGGAACCTGCTTTTCTCCCTGGTGGGTGAAGGCCATCGAGAACAGCTCTTCCTTTTCACTGCTGTTGCCCTCAAGCACTACAGAGAACAAGGGCTGCTCAAGGACCATGATGTGGGAATCAAACTGTATAGAGACTCCCTGCCTCCCTCCATCCTCTCTTTCCCTGGGAAAATAGCCATGGACCCCAGTAGCAAGCGGTTGGCTATTGCCGACACAGGACACCACAGGGTACTGGTGGTCTCCAATACTGGGCAGCTGCTGCACTCTATAGGGGGTAAGAACTGTTATTACATGCTTTTTAAGTTAAGTTATCAAATACATGGGACACTGCTTttgttccgttttttttttttttttttttttttttaagaagacatGGATAATCTCAAATTCTTTATGGTGCATTATTACATTagaaaatttgtattttagtttCAGAATTTCctgtacttgtttttttttcttaatataatttgacatgcgttcagatcagatcttcatttaattattattaaaattcatgCACATACTACTATTCAAAGGTTTTATAGGTCAGTAAGATAACAGAACTTAGCAGAACTAAATAAAAACCGAACTTATGAAACTATtaaacaaagatgcattaaattgaccaaaagtgacagtaaaatatattgttacaaaaatgtaataataatagtaatatcacAGTTcccacaaaatattaaacagctcaaatgtatatatacaataaattcTTGTTCTATTTGTTCATGGTTCTAACTAccaattacattgcgatattttatttttctgcgatatgtattgcgatatgaaatctatttttttcttacaaacaaaaatggggagaGCACACTTACgttcacattttaaattatttaaacatcgacaccattgttTCAATTGAttagggagagagagcaagacagtgcttgtgttgtttgaagacattgagcgtgcggccggggctcgctctctctctctctctctctcacgctctctctcatgccggtgacaggtgcaatatatgaaaatcgataattattaatttattttttttaattacatttatatctgaatgtatgtcaacctatagactttcaaacatctaagtgtcatgaattaatatgaatctgtgtacaaaatgacatatatttAGACATACATACTTTCCTATTGTATTTTGTCTGGAAACGCTTCCAGCACGCTTGCGtatcgcgtgaaaaataggcgtctgTTCTATTTCTGCGTGTACGTGTAAATGTTAATAAAGAATTTTGCTTCTGAATGCTACCATCTAGTGTATTTTTCAAATCGAcaattgttttttataataataatttaatacattaataggacaatgagcctaatatcgtcttgactatcgacagagacATATCCTAtcgtcgatatctctgactatcgttgATTGTGTATcaacgatagtcagagatatcgacgaTAGCATATGTCTCTGTCGATCCTATCGTCTATCAGCACTACTAACCCTATAACCATCTGTTTTTTTatgggaggtagcaaaatctgacagtGTAGCACAAATCACCAGAACAACTGTGCAACGagataaaaccaataaaactcaTTACAATCGAGACATTTGTtatatccagtggggacatacttacagattataatgacgtatactgtctttttacacgtaGCGTTTCATTGCGCCTcaccatgtaaacataaaaccatgtctgcatttgtgatcagagaaataaCAAACAACAGGTGCTTCTCTACACTGCacaaaacttgcgtttgaatcatcagtggcaaatatgtaaacgtacttgcagactgtgagtcagaacagccggcattgtagtctactctcccaggatcaggaaaaaGTCCTCCATAAAAttcgctgcacacatctgaatatttgggttgaactgttctggaacagtgttgtaaatacaactttaccactgatttctagttgtgtcctcttttggaaggccaaacagagtattttcactttcacaacgaaacacacagcgtttCCACAACATGGTgcaacagcttgtaacactctaaagagaaaaaaacttgaaatcgcatcatatgacccctttaaaattatttcaattaatatgtatacattttatttgtttgaaatgtaatttaatgaataaaacaagTAATGTGATaaatagggttagggttaaataataattttattgattattaaacAAAATTTCATGAATaagtcctttttttattatttatttttggcaagAGAGAATGTCTTTGCAGGAATGAAGTATTTTATTCATAGCTGTTTGGGTGTGACACCCTAAAATAAGGGGCAAATTGCATCAGTCTTTGAAGTGCAGTTCTGTTCCAGTTGGTTCCATAAAATTAGGGTTGCCAACTGCCCCACATATTAAGAATAGAAAATCTGCTAATTTTCTTTCTGGTAAATGTTTTGAGGCTATTTTAGTCTACTTTTAGATTGGTTTATCTTTGCCTTTATAGGTCCCTCAAGCGGGAGACGAGATGGAAATTTGTTTGAGGCACAGTTCAGCTCCCCACAAGGGGTGTTCATAAAGGGTGACACGGTCTACGTGGCTGACACTGAGAACCACCTTGTTAGAAAGGTAAATCAGAGGAATCAGGTCAAGCTACTTCTCCTGCTGGCAACTCTAACCCAAATTCATCTGATTGGTGCTTGAAACCCCGCTTGTGTCTGTCCTCAAtagaatcaattttttttttcttctctagaTCAACCTTTCAGAAGGAAAAGTCTCAACCTTGGCTGGCACTGGCGTTCAGGGTACAGATAAAGAAGGCGGTGCAGCGGGACCACAACAGCCAATCAGCTCTCCCTGGGATGTTACCCTTGGCAACGCAGGTACTTTTACTAGCCATCCTCTTCTAGTATCCTGTGCTCTTTCCTTTAGAATTAGGgtcactctttttttattttttctacctTGCTCATAAAATTTCATATCTGCGTTTCATTATTCTGCCACGAGCATTTTATACGTCTCTTTTCTTCTCCCTCTCACATCTTCTCTCTATCGGTCTTGTCCATCTTGGAATCTTTAATCAGGTTGTTCTCAGAAGTCTTCGCTTTGTAGATACCACACTCGCCTTTGATTTTCACAAGTGTGTACGGTGAGGGGTGCAAAAAGATCTTTGTTCTGTTAAAATGGCCTCTTGTTGTGTTGGAAGCGGCCCTGGAGTGAATTGCACGGTCGGGCAGTTGCTAACCAGAGACACAATGCTGACTGTTGTGGTGTTGCCCGAGTTAAACCCACAACCCTAAAGAAACAGAAGGTGATATGATCAGAAAGCACTCATGTGGCTGTGGTTTCTGATAAATGGTGCCTCTAACGAACTGTTTGCATCAAAGATTGCCTCTTTTTGTTTCACAGTGATATCTTTATACAGAGCGGCCCTGAACAAGATGTCCCACAGGTCtagaaaaatctaatttaacatgcttctaaaacataattaaaattccTGCTTTATATTTGAAGGCATTATTTAATCAGTCCGCATTATTCAGTCATATCATTCCATTAAACAGCAGAAGAAATGGATGTGGCCAGCAttagctgagagagagagagagagaagtttaAAGTGGTCTTTGCGGTGTGTGTCTGATTTAGTCCGCGTGTGTTTGGAGCACATTCATTGATGGTCCCCACTGTGCATTAGGTATGTTACCCTGCTTTCTTGCAGGTTCTCCTACTAAGAAAATAAGATATTGCTGTATCCTGTTCCTTTATGCATCTTCTGTTGTCCCTGATGCTGTTTTACTTTTCTAATTCCATTTCATTCATCTTCTTTTCTTGTGTCATTTAATGCAACAATCGTTTTGAATGTTTGATTTAAAGTGGACATAAAATCAGAAttcaaaaagagcatttattaatAAAGCCACAGATGCTGCTCTTTGCAGATCGTTTGATTTCTGTAGTCAGAAAGTTGAATAAACTAACATTTACACATCAACAATGCCTATTCTGTGTTCAGAAATGGTAATCAGGGTTAGAACATATAACGTTTTTTCTAAACACACCAGTAGAGATTTTACATTTTTGCGCAAATTGTTTCGTACCATAGTGTTTACAGGTAGGTAAAGAATATTTCTATGTATATCTATATAATGGGTGCGTTTGTGCTTGCGCACAATTTTATGAGGttatgtaattttgttttaaagaaaattgGAGCTCAAGTAGGAGAATATGCTAGAAACAACATGATATCTATGATATCTACTGTAATCTTCACATTTTCCACTTTATCTTTCATAATATTTCTGTAACTATCTTTCTGGTTTGTATTTGATGTCTTTCACTTGTTTTCCACCTTTGAAGTTTATCTGTTATGTGGAAGTCCTGCAGGATGCCTTTGTCATACATCACACATTTGGCTCGTTTACCTTCCATCCATCTCAGATCCCTTTGAAAACCAGCGTGAGGAGAGTTCTGCTCCCTTCCTCTCCATCTTAGTCTTTTCTCCATCCCTTTCTCGCTCTGTTTTCCTCACTCTTTCATGAATGTAAGTAGTTAGGCTCCAGCCCAGCAAAGAAATGGGCTCTGATAAGCACAGTACCATTAGAGGTCTATTGTTAGACACAAGGACAGAACACCTCATTTTTGATTCCTTAAAGAGAAATAGCAGCACAATGCTCTGAAGTATTAGTGCCCCTTCACACGGTACTTATACTGATTTATAATGTGAATTCATCAGTTCAGGTTACTCTGTGCTGAACACCATGATAGGATACTTTTATATCCCCAGTGCTCTCAAGCATTTCAGAACTTTGTCTTTTGCCACATTCCACAAATGGAATACAACAAAAGGGTccaatttgtattgtttttttttctctctctccatgaaGGGTCACTGAAAGGAGGCAAATCTAAacaattagaaaacattatttaatcaagctaaatattttttgggaaaagagataaaatgtatgttttctttattattattattattattattattattaatttatacttaatattatttgttattgcagacttataaaataatataaacaatatacaaaacaaaataataaatattttacataatattcatatttaaatatataattttatagtaaatatacaggactatatatatatatataatatgtgtgtgtgtgtgtgtgtgtgtgtgtgtaatcaacTTTAGGCTCCTTATTTATAGGGTGAAATATTGAAATTTTTTTCACAGAGCAAAAGGTTCTCTCTATAGTATAATATGGAATTTTTGAGTTATATTTGACAACTTGTTTACTCATTTCATGCATGCTTGACtaagatttatttctgttatttttagcaaGATAATAAACATCAATATGTTGTAGACATGTAAGCTGTTTGCTATTTGAtagcgtgtgtttgtgtttatgcagGTGGTGATGTTTTGTGGATAGCCATGGCAGGAACACATCAGATCTGGGCTCTCTTCCTGGAGGACGGGAAGCTTCCCAAAGGGAGGTGAGCTCTTCTCCCAGTGTTCTCCTCATGTCAGTGCTGTACAGACAAGGCAGGGTTCAAGTAAAGAGGCCACGGCACTGCCCAAGTGATGTCATGTTCTGGGCAGCCACACAGTTCACTGTTGGCGGAAATCGTTCTGATCGTCCTGATACAAAACAAACTCTTAACTTGGTGTGCTGTTCACAAATGTACCATTTCTCTTGACGTTTTTAGAGCTGTAGCGAGCACTGATAACAGCTTTAATATCTCAGATAAAGAGCATGCAGggcatttaataaattattaaatgcaatGATTTTAAGACTTTTTGTTACCATTTGCTAGAGATTGTTTTGGGATGTCTCTTACAAGCTATTagaaacaaaattgcaattatttAGTCATGGTTCCAGATTTTGTTTTAGAGCCATAACTGTTCCATATAATCATTATAATCAAACTTAACCATCTTTATCTAATGCCTTCAACAGTGACAGCAAAAAAGGAACATGTGTCCGCTTTGCGGGCAGTGGGAATGAGGAGAACCGAAATAATGCGTATCCTCATAAAGCGGGTCTGGCCCAGCCGTCAGGCCTGGCTCTTGCTCGGACAGAGAACTGGGATTGTCTGTTTATCGCTGACAGTGAGAGCAGCACCATTCGTAGCCTTTCACTGAAGGATGGAGCAGTCAAACATGTGGTGGGGGGAGAGAGAGACCCTCTGGTAAGCCCTGCCTGCCATGTTTACAGGTCTGAACAGTTTAACAAGTTAAAGATATGTTTCGCACCCCGtaatactttaatataataaaGGGATTTTAATTATATTGATGCCAGATTATATCTAGTACAATAGCTGTATTGTTGTAGTATTGTTTGTATACTTCTATACTATactactactatatatatatatatatatatatatatatatatatatatatatatatatatatatatatatatatatatatatatatatatatatatatatatatatatagttagtgttttttttatagcaaTTTCATTCATATTAAGTCACTTTTCAACCAAAAACAACAATACCAAAAAGCAAACTGTGAAGCACAAATATATAAAAGTCGTCAGTTTAAACAACctgttttaaagtaaattagAGCTTATAAACTTATATAGAGTCTTATCTATTTGCAAGTTCTTTATACATTATTAGCCGGGTTAATGCAGTGATTTATAATCAAGTCAGATACCAAGAAAGAAGTTTAAAGGTGTTAGAATTCTCTTCATGAGAGGACTCAGCTCTTTGGTCAAGCAGACCTTTATTTCTTGTGATCAGTATCAgataatttctctctcttttgagcACTTTGTCTTCCCTGCACATGCTTTATAAGGGAAGGAGTGTGTTGTTGCCCAGTTCACATAAGGAAAAACACACCACATGGAGAGATTAGAATTTTTATGGGGTCATAAATTATCACAGTTGATTACATGCCACATTTGCATGCGGTGTAAAGCACTTTTTTGTACAAGTTTGTTTGGCACTACAAGATCCCAAAGCTTACTTGTAATGCAAGGAGAcgtttaataaaagtcgtggagCTATTTTTATCACTTAATAAACCTAGGCGATTTGAATGAGAAACTATTTTCCTCCCTTCCTTTGAGCAGTCAAGAAATGTTTCAGATTTGCTAGATTTCCAGAGTTTTCTTCTGGCAGAGAATGAAAATGGATTGAGTTTCGCCATATTTGGTGACTGGAATTAATgagcttttttttcttcccttgtGATGTTCAGTGACTTGTTTTGTACATTAGACCACCACAGCGCTGTGATTGACTAAATATACAGAAAAGGCTCATTTATACGTTTCTTAAACTTTGCACCAAAGCGTAACATTGTTTGCATGGGTAAGCGGTCAAGAAATCATGCATGGCCTATAAAGattatgttttctttttgctTGAGCAGAACCTGTTTGCGTTTGGAGACATTGATGGTAAAGGCATTGATGCAAAACTGCAGCATCCATTAGGAGTGTCCTGGGATGAGGGCAGCAGCCTCCTCTATGTAGCCGATTCTTACAATCACAAGGTCAGTCGCACCAACAATGCACTGAAGTCCCACTGAGtgacttttattttaaagcaaaaatacattAGTACAAAGTTGGGGAATTGTTGAATTAGTTAAATAACTTacacatttgtttgtatttactatacataaaatgtgtgtgtgtgtgtgtgtgtgtgtgtgtgtgtgtatatatatatatatatatatatatatatatatatatatatatatatatatataaaatgtaagtgtaatttttaattcaatacagcttaaacacactttttaaagaaaacatttgacaGAAGTATGTTTTTGTGATCAACCctattctgttattattatttcatatatttctcTTCTACTTTTTATTTGTGAATCTTTCCAAATTCTCACACTTATTTACTCAGAATTTGCTCCACACCAGGCCATATAAGATGTAAAAGTCTTTTTTCCCCTATCCGAATAGATCTGGgaaaatttagcattatatcactcgCTCAGcaatgggtcctctgcagtgaatgggttgaGAATATCCTTAGTGTTGCTTTCTCCAATTAAAAAGATGTCTTCTCTAATTAAGGAGAGGAAAATGCACAGATAAAGCACCATTAAGCCAGAATGGTTCTAAACAAATagtatgtcagtggattttgaggACAACAGGGAATGGACTTCTTCACGCTAGTTTAAAGTTTTACTTCACAAaacgttaattgatggactgaagtcatgttgattatttgtggattactcgggtgtttttatcagctctcattcccattcactgtagaggatccattggtgagcatttCACCAAATTTGttctttgatgaagaaacaaactcttctacatcttggatggcctgagggtgagtaatttatcagcaaatttttatttttgataaaaaatattccTTTTACCACAAATAATGGAGCAGGTTTTTGAATTGGCAAGCACTTAGTTTAACTAGCAATGGTCAATGACTCCGCAAGCATCAAAAAGCTTCTCTGTTGCAGATCAAAGTGGTGGATCCGAAGACTAAGCAGTGCAGGGTGCTTGCAGGCACTGGGAAGGCTGGGAACGGAGTTGGCCCAGGCTTTTTGGAGTCCAGCTTCAATGAACCTGGAGGCATATGTCTGGGTGAACGAGGAAAGCTCCTGTATGTGGCGGACACCAACAACCATTGCATCAAAGTCCTGGACCTAGAGACCAAAACGGTCTCTTCGGTGAGTCCCTACACGTGGGTTGTCATTTGTCAGTTGTCACTCTAAAGAATTTTCtcattgtttctcttttttttgcacCAGTTTCCCATTTTAGAACAGCAAGAGGTTGATGCTGTCCTCACAACCGCCACTAGCAACACACCTGCAGTAAAAAAGCTTCCCAAGCTTCCCAAATCAGCCCCAGTCTTTACAATGCCATCAATCACAGTTCCTTCGGGACACTCAGTGACACTTATGCTGAAATTGGCACTACCGGCTGGGACCAAGCTGAACGAAGAAGCCCCTAGTTTCTGGGACTTATCTGCAGAAGGTACAAAATCAAATGAGAAATCCAATAAGAGCATCTTTACCAGCTTTCAATGGCAATCACTTACCATGCATATAATGTAAAACGTGTATATTTACATGCGATTTTTCGCACCTTGTACACTGTTCCTCTGGGGCTCCTCCGTGTAGTGTTCTGTATTTGTCTGGATTGCTGTGTTCACACATTTTCAGCAGGCTTCAGGGACCAGCTGGCCGTACTGGGAGATGATCCAAGGATAAATAAACAATTCCTCTATGCATCCCAACACACGGTCAACCCCTCACTCCATCTTACCcttcctatctctctctctctctctctctctctctctctctctctttagcatCATTTCTGCCTCTCCCTCTGTCCGTCTGCTGCAACATTTGTCTTTCCTGTTTGTCTTTTCTCTCAGTTATTCTTCACAAAAATGTCAATCCCCCAAGAAATCACATCTTCCGTGATTGATAATCAGCCCAGTCACCAGAGACGACTTCTGCTCATCACACTGGTTGTCTTCGCTCCACAGTCCACAACAGAACGTTCTAAAATCCAATAAACAAGCACCTAATTAGTTCATAGTCATAGTTGAAGAGACAAAACGTCCCGGGGTGCTACTTTGCATAATTAGAGCAAAGACACCCATTAGGATCAAAAAGCCTGACCGCCTGTGGGCGTTCAATTCTCAGAAATGGCGACAAATAGTTCTGTCTGACTTTGATTGATTGACTGTAATTATGCACCAAATTACAATGAGTGCTTTTTTGTGGGTGGCTTCGCACATGTAGTCTAGTTAGTAGTGttaattgttttgtgtgttaTATGTAAATACAAGTGTGAGATTGAATTCCTGTAATTTGATTCCCTggaaaattattatcattatgtaAATGGTTACATCAGCGGGGTCAGAAATTAATGGAGACTTGGGGAAAGTGCCATGAAAAGtgacaaaaacatttgtttatatacacatttacatatgattttatatattttaaaacatctaGGCTTAGTTTTATAGTTGCATAAATTTAAAGAGAGCTTTTAGTTAcgtataatttatttgtaaataagtTTTTGCACACTTAAAAATGAATATCAGATTGTGTCATTTCTTTATACAAAAATGTGTAAACATTGGCCTCATAGAAGGATTCTTTGGACAGTTAATGGTCTTTGTTTTACAGTACGTAGGTCAGCCCTGTAGGTCTTTGCTCACTTCTTCTCCTGTTCGGTCTCACTAGGGAACATTTAATTGGACACTGTCCTAATTCTATCCGAC is a genomic window of Carassius auratus strain Wakin unplaced genomic scaffold, ASM336829v1 scaf_tig00021493, whole genome shotgun sequence containing:
- the LOC113076929 gene encoding NHL repeat-containing protein 2-like → MASYCKLSDLFLIQSQLDDALEDATTQEDKENLVHQYLHNIDEKAALIIPDFEEGLDWLNTDGPLSLRKELSGKVVVLDFFTYCCINCMHLLPDLHQLEQSYTIEDGLVVVGVHSAKFPNEKVLQNVRSAVLRYDITHPVVNDSDARLWQELEVSCWPTLVLLGPRGNLLFSLVGEGHREQLFLFTAVALKHYREQGLLKDHDVGIKLYRDSLPPSILSFPGKIAMDPSSKRLAIADTGHHRVLVVSNTGQLLHSIGGPSSGRRDGNLFEAQFSSPQGVFIKGDTVYVADTENHLVRKINLSEGKVSTLAGTGVQGTDKEGGAAGPQQPISSPWDVTLGNAGGDVLWIAMAGTHQIWALFLEDGKLPKGSDSKKGTCVRFAGSGNEENRNNAYPHKAGLAQPSGLALARTENWDCLFIADSESSTIRSLSLKDGAVKHVVGGERDPLNLFAFGDIDGKGIDAKLQHPLGVSWDEGSSLLYVADSYNHKIKVVDPKTKQCRVLAGTGKAGNGVGPGFLESSFNEPGGICLGERGKLLYVADTNNHCIKVLDLETKTVSSFPILEQQEVDAVLTTATSNTPAVKKLPKLPKSAPVFTMPSITVPSGHSVTLMLKLALPAGTKLNEEAPSFWDLSAEGNEWLLEGRAVMGRISDLSEPISIVSSIPVAPASTDPTLTLNAWVYCCLSGGGACMMKAVSFRQPLLIGSTSEEGSVAVMLEHAF